One Bartonella kosoyi DNA segment encodes these proteins:
- the aspS gene encoding aspartate--tRNA ligase: MHRYRSHHCAALRKCDVGTKVRLSGWVHRVRDHGGILFVDLRDHFGITQIVADPASPAFKVIEKVRSEWVIRVDGEVCARSDEVINATLPTGEIEIFVQEVEILSKSEELPLPVFGEPDYPEDIRLKYRFLDLRRETMHKNIMRRTEIIAAMRWAMQNNGFTEFSTPLLTASSPEGARDFLVPSRVHQGKFYALPQAPQQYKQLLMMSGFDRYFQIAPCFRDEDPRADRLPGEFYQLDVEMSFVEQEDVLATMEPIMRSIFEEFSNGKTVTQNFPRISYDEAIQKYGSDKPDLRNPIIMEDVSQHFYNSGFKVFAQILADDENAQVWAIPAKTGGSRAFCDRMNVWAQGEGQPGLGYIFWRKEEEKFEGAGPIAKNIGEQRTEALRIQLGLENGDACFFVAGDPKKFASFAGAARTRVGEELDLVDRECFSLAWIVDFPFFEWNEDEKKIDFAHNPFSMPQGEENALECQDPLTLKAFQYDLVCNGYEIASGGIRNHLPEMMLKVFELVGLSKEVVKDRFGALYRAFHYGAPPHGGMAAGIDRIIMLLQGVKNLREVALFPMNQQALDLLMNAPSDVSSTQLRDLGIRMAPTHKNSS; encoded by the coding sequence ATGCACCGTTATCGCAGTCATCATTGCGCGGCTCTTCGTAAATGTGATGTAGGAACAAAAGTTCGTCTTTCGGGATGGGTTCATCGTGTTCGTGATCATGGAGGAATTCTTTTTGTGGACTTGCGTGATCATTTTGGAATCACACAAATTGTTGCGGACCCTGCTTCGCCGGCTTTTAAAGTTATTGAAAAAGTGCGTTCTGAATGGGTTATTCGTGTGGATGGGGAGGTATGTGCTCGTTCTGATGAGGTTATTAATGCAACGCTTCCAACAGGTGAGATTGAAATTTTTGTACAAGAGGTAGAAATTCTTTCAAAATCTGAAGAGCTTCCTTTACCGGTTTTTGGTGAGCCTGATTATCCAGAAGATATTCGATTAAAATATCGTTTTCTTGATTTGCGTCGGGAGACTATGCACAAAAATATCATGCGTCGGACTGAAATTATTGCGGCTATGAGATGGGCTATGCAAAATAATGGTTTTACGGAATTTTCAACGCCGCTTTTAACAGCCTCATCGCCGGAAGGTGCACGTGATTTTTTGGTTCCAAGTCGTGTTCATCAGGGAAAATTTTATGCATTACCGCAAGCACCACAGCAATATAAACAGTTGTTGATGATGTCAGGCTTTGATCGTTATTTTCAAATTGCGCCATGTTTTAGAGATGAAGATCCACGCGCCGACCGTCTTCCTGGTGAATTTTATCAATTAGATGTTGAAATGAGTTTTGTTGAGCAGGAAGATGTTTTAGCAACTATGGAACCCATTATGCGTTCTATTTTTGAAGAATTTTCTAATGGAAAAACTGTGACACAAAACTTTCCTCGCATTTCTTATGATGAAGCAATACAGAAATACGGTTCTGATAAACCTGATCTGCGTAATCCGATCATTATGGAAGATGTTTCTCAGCATTTTTATAACTCTGGTTTCAAAGTTTTTGCTCAAATTTTAGCGGATGATGAGAATGCACAAGTGTGGGCTATTCCGGCTAAAACGGGTGGGAGTCGTGCTTTTTGTGATCGTATGAATGTATGGGCACAAGGTGAGGGGCAACCGGGGCTTGGTTATATTTTCTGGCGCAAAGAAGAAGAAAAATTTGAAGGAGCAGGGCCTATCGCCAAAAATATTGGTGAACAGCGAACTGAAGCGCTTCGTATACAACTTGGACTTGAAAATGGTGATGCTTGTTTTTTTGTGGCTGGAGATCCAAAAAAATTTGCATCTTTTGCTGGAGCAGCCCGTACTCGCGTAGGAGAGGAATTAGACCTTGTCGATAGAGAGTGTTTTTCTTTAGCGTGGATTGTTGATTTTCCATTTTTTGAATGGAATGAAGATGAGAAAAAGATTGATTTTGCACATAATCCTTTTTCCATGCCTCAAGGGGAAGAAAATGCTCTTGAGTGTCAAGATCCTCTTACGCTTAAGGCTTTTCAATATGATCTTGTTTGTAATGGTTATGAGATTGCATCGGGTGGAATTCGTAATCACTTACCAGAAATGATGCTTAAAGTTTTTGAACTTGTAGGGCTTTCTAAGGAAGTTGTGAAAGATCGTTTTGGTGCTCTTTATCGTGCATTCCATTATGGGGCTCCACCCCATGGTGGTATGGCCGCGGGAATTGACCGTATCATTATGCTGTTGCAAGGTGTTAAAAATTTACGTGAAGTTGCTTTATTTCCTATGAATCAACAGGCTCTTGATCTTTTGATGAATGCCCCGTCTGATGTTTCTTCTACACAATTACGGGATTTAGGAATCCGCATGGCTCCTACGCACAAAAATAGTTCATAA
- the parC gene encoding DNA topoisomerase IV subunit A translates to MSDKMNLPFDKEHIEPIELRSALQERYLAYALSTITHRALPDVRDGLKPVHRRIVHAMRLLKLNPGQSYAKCARIVGDVMGKFHPHGDASIYDALVRLAQSFSVRYPLVDGQGNFGNIDGDNAAAMRYTEARMTEVAALLLEGINENAIDFRLTYNEEDEEPVVLPGAFPNLLANGSSGIAVGMATSIPPHNVAELCDAALHLIAHPDTCDEDLNQFVLGPDFPTGGILVEPKKSIEESYRIGRGFFRLRSRWHQETGSRGSYVIVVTEIPYQVQKSRLIEKTAELLLARRLPMLEDIHDESAEDIRIVLVPKNRSVDPELLMESLFKLTDFEVRFPLNLNVLSLGKRPNVLSLRESLQQWLEHRQEVLIRRSCYRLDQIDSRLEILHGYLIAYLNLDEVIQIIREEDEPKKQLINRFELTENQAEAILNMRLRSLRKLEEFEIRKEFETLKAEKEKLQNLLASPIKQWKIISEEIKKVRNTFGPETLLGKRRTTFEEAPRHDLDDIQQAMIEKEPVTVVISEKGWVRALKGHLHDYKALSFKEGDSLKLAFPAFTTDKIVLISNGGKFFALGANSLPGGRGQGEPIRLLVDMDDEHDVLTAFVHHAEEKLLLVSSQGNGFIVPAAEVIANTRKGKQVMNVKSPDKVKLCASVHGDHVAVVGENRKMLIFSIEQIPEMNRGKGVRLQRYKEGGIVDAKTFNLSEGLSWQDTAERIFNRQADDLIEWMGIRAGVGRMVPKGFPKSGKFTN, encoded by the coding sequence ATGTCTGATAAAATGAATTTACCTTTTGATAAAGAACATATTGAGCCAATAGAGCTACGTTCTGCTTTACAGGAACGCTATTTGGCTTATGCACTTTCTACGATTACGCATCGTGCATTGCCTGATGTGCGTGATGGATTGAAACCTGTTCATCGTCGGATTGTTCATGCAATGCGCCTTCTCAAACTGAACCCTGGACAATCTTATGCAAAATGTGCGCGGATTGTTGGTGATGTCATGGGAAAATTTCATCCTCATGGAGATGCCTCTATTTATGATGCTTTGGTGCGTTTGGCTCAAAGTTTTTCGGTTCGTTATCCGTTGGTTGATGGACAAGGCAATTTTGGTAATATTGATGGTGATAATGCTGCGGCTATGCGTTATACTGAAGCACGCATGACTGAAGTGGCTGCGTTGTTGCTTGAGGGAATTAATGAAAATGCTATTGATTTTCGTTTGACCTATAATGAAGAAGATGAAGAGCCTGTTGTTCTTCCAGGTGCTTTCCCTAATCTTTTAGCTAATGGTTCTTCAGGTATTGCTGTTGGTATGGCAACATCTATTCCTCCCCATAATGTTGCTGAGCTTTGTGACGCGGCGTTGCATTTGATTGCACACCCTGATACGTGTGATGAGGATTTAAACCAATTTGTGCTGGGACCTGATTTCCCAACCGGTGGTATTTTGGTTGAACCTAAAAAGAGTATTGAGGAATCTTATCGTATAGGACGGGGTTTTTTTCGATTACGTTCACGTTGGCATCAAGAAACTGGTAGCCGTGGTTCTTATGTGATTGTTGTGACTGAAATTCCCTATCAAGTTCAAAAGTCACGCCTTATTGAAAAAACTGCGGAATTGTTGCTTGCGCGGCGCTTACCAATGCTTGAGGATATTCACGATGAATCAGCAGAAGATATCCGCATTGTGCTTGTTCCTAAAAATCGGTCGGTTGATCCTGAACTTCTTATGGAATCCCTTTTTAAATTGACTGATTTTGAAGTAAGGTTTCCTCTTAATCTTAATGTTTTATCTTTGGGAAAAAGACCCAATGTTCTTTCGCTGCGAGAAAGTTTGCAACAATGGCTTGAACATCGTCAAGAAGTGCTTATTCGACGTTCTTGCTATCGGCTTGATCAAATTGATAGCAGATTGGAAATTCTTCATGGGTATCTTATTGCCTATTTGAATCTCGATGAGGTCATTCAGATTATTCGTGAAGAGGATGAACCGAAAAAGCAGCTGATTAATCGTTTTGAATTAACAGAAAATCAAGCAGAAGCTATCCTTAATATGCGCTTGCGTTCTTTACGGAAGCTTGAAGAATTTGAAATTCGTAAGGAATTTGAAACTCTTAAAGCTGAAAAAGAAAAACTACAGAATTTGTTAGCCTCTCCTATAAAACAATGGAAAATAATTTCAGAAGAAATTAAAAAAGTTCGCAACACTTTTGGTCCTGAAACGCTCTTAGGGAAAAGGCGTACGACATTTGAAGAAGCACCAAGACATGATCTTGATGATATTCAACAAGCAATGATCGAAAAAGAACCGGTGACTGTTGTTATTTCTGAAAAAGGGTGGGTGCGTGCTTTGAAGGGGCATTTGCACGATTACAAAGCGCTTTCTTTTAAAGAAGGAGACAGTTTGAAGTTGGCATTTCCCGCATTTACGACCGACAAGATTGTGCTGATAAGTAATGGTGGAAAGTTTTTCGCACTTGGTGCAAATAGTTTGCCTGGAGGACGAGGACAGGGTGAGCCCATTCGTCTTTTAGTTGATATGGATGATGAGCATGATGTTCTTACAGCTTTTGTGCATCATGCAGAAGAAAAATTGCTTTTGGTTTCATCTCAGGGCAATGGCTTTATCGTTCCTGCTGCAGAAGTGATTGCCAACACACGAAAAGGAAAACAAGTGATGAATGTGAAATCTCCTGACAAGGTAAAGCTTTGTGCTTCGGTTCATGGTGATCATGTTGCCGTGGTTGGTGAAAACCGCAAAATGCTTATTTTTTCTATTGAACAAATACCAGAAATGAATCGTGGTAAAGGGGTTCGTTTACAACGTTACAAAGAGGGTGGTATTGTTGATGCTAAAACTTTTAATTTATCAGAAGGTTTAAGTTGGCAAGATACAGCTGAACGAATCTTTAACCGTCAAGCTGATGATCTCATTGAATGGATGGGAATACGTGCGGGGGTTGGGCGTATGGTTCCAAAAGGATTCCCAAAATCAGGCAAATTTACCAATTAA
- a CDS encoding multidrug effflux MFS transporter, producing the protein MSYSVDEQMHSDAIKKKIGYKEFVILIASLMAINAIAVDIMLPAMPNILEGLNVLNENDQHYIISSYLISYGIAQIFFGPISDRYGRRKLILIGLAFYSFTAIGCAFVKDFSLLLILRVLQGIGGASMRVLTVSVVRDLYNGRKMAEVMSIVMMVFLVAPMIGPATGQIILLLGHWQFIFIFMAMIGFGLMIWILFRFPETLHEQRPLSFSSIKHNLWIVVTNRTTLCYTLATSIILGCIFIAVNTSQQTYEGIYNLGFWFPIAFAIGAAFQAFSSFMNSQLVGRLGMRRIAHAMLLLFCATSCIWFIESVLAGGVISFPFYMALYCILMFTCGGIMANFNTLALESVGEIAGTASSVSGFLQTSIGAGLSFFVAQQFNETTIPNSAGFFFLSLIAIVLVLWAERGHLFRQYHHNPNE; encoded by the coding sequence ATGTCATATTCAGTTGATGAACAGATGCATAGTGATGCGATTAAGAAAAAAATTGGCTATAAAGAATTTGTTATTCTTATTGCTTCACTCATGGCCATTAATGCTATAGCTGTGGACATTATGTTGCCAGCTATGCCTAATATTTTGGAAGGCTTAAATGTTCTCAACGAGAATGATCAACATTATATCATTTCGAGTTATCTTATTAGCTATGGTATTGCTCAAATATTTTTCGGTCCAATAAGTGATCGATATGGGCGACGCAAACTTATACTTATTGGGCTTGCTTTTTATTCATTTACGGCGATTGGCTGTGCCTTTGTAAAGGATTTTTCTCTCCTGCTTATTTTGCGTGTTTTGCAAGGCATTGGAGGCGCATCTATGCGGGTCCTTACAGTTTCCGTCGTACGTGATCTCTACAATGGTCGAAAAATGGCAGAGGTTATGTCTATTGTTATGATGGTTTTTCTTGTTGCACCTATGATTGGTCCCGCAACAGGACAGATCATTTTGCTTCTCGGACATTGGCAATTTATTTTTATTTTCATGGCAATGATTGGTTTTGGGCTAATGATTTGGATTCTATTCCGCTTTCCTGAAACACTTCATGAACAACGCCCTCTTTCTTTTTCTTCCATTAAACACAATTTATGGATTGTCGTTACAAATCGTACAACACTTTGCTATACACTCGCAACGTCCATCATTTTAGGCTGTATTTTTATTGCTGTTAATACATCACAACAAACCTATGAAGGAATTTATAACTTAGGCTTTTGGTTTCCGATAGCATTTGCCATCGGTGCCGCATTTCAAGCTTTTTCATCGTTTATGAATTCTCAACTTGTCGGACGTCTTGGAATGCGACGGATTGCCCATGCTATGCTTTTGCTCTTTTGCGCCACTTCATGCATTTGGTTTATTGAATCCGTCTTAGCAGGTGGCGTTATCTCTTTTCCCTTTTATATGGCGTTATATTGTATATTAATGTTTACCTGCGGTGGTATTATGGCCAATTTCAATACACTCGCTCTAGAATCTGTGGGCGAAATTGCTGGTACAGCCTCTTCTGTCTCCGGATTTCTCCAAACATCTATCGGTGCAGGATTGAGCTTTTTTGTAGCGCAACAATTTAATGAAACAACCATCCCAAACTCAGCAGGATTTTTCTTTCTAAGTCTCATTGCTATTGTTCTTGTTTTATGGGCTGAACGTGGTCATCTCTTTAGGCAATATCATCATAATCCTAACGAATAG
- the grxD gene encoding Grx4 family monothiol glutaredoxin, translating into MTTVHDFIDNEIKTNDVILFMKGTPEAPQCGFSGQVVQILDYLGLNYKGINILTSDELRQGIKEYSNWPTIPQLYVKGEFIGGCDIVKEMFQNSELQELLKEKNIPYNPS; encoded by the coding sequence ATGACCACTGTTCATGATTTTATTGATAACGAGATTAAAACAAACGACGTTATTTTATTCATGAAAGGAACTCCTGAAGCTCCACAATGTGGTTTTTCAGGACAAGTCGTTCAAATCCTTGACTATTTGGGATTAAATTATAAAGGAATTAATATCTTAACTTCTGACGAACTGCGTCAAGGGATCAAAGAATACTCAAATTGGCCAACAATTCCACAGCTTTATGTCAAAGGTGAATTTATTGGAGGCTGTGATATTGTTAAAGAAATGTTTCAAAACAGTGAGTTACAGGAACTTTTGAAAGAAAAGAATATTCCTTATAACCCATCATAG
- a CDS encoding BolA/IbaG family iron-sulfur metabolism protein, protein MAMSAHAIEMLIREGIPDATVIIRDLAGDGEHYAAEVISESFRGKTRVQQHKMVYDALKGNMGNDLHALMLQTNIPK, encoded by the coding sequence ATGGCAATGAGTGCCCATGCAATTGAAATGCTTATTCGTGAAGGTATTCCCGATGCTACAGTCATAATTCGTGATCTTGCTGGAGATGGGGAACATTATGCTGCAGAAGTTATTTCTGAAAGTTTTCGTGGTAAAACCCGCGTTCAGCAACATAAAATGGTCTATGATGCCCTTAAAGGCAATATGGGAAATGACCTTCATGCCTTAATGTTGCAAACAAATATCCCAAAATAG